The Spiroplasma culicicola AES-1 genomic sequence TAATGGGGTTAAATTTTAAGTAGCTGTTAATTTATAAAAGACAAATAAAAACCCCAAGTATTTTTTATATTTTTGAATCGATTTAATTCTAAAAATATAACAATTGTTGTTAACTATCATAATTACAAATTCTTATTTGACATTATTTTGATTTTATTAAAACAACAATTCTTACTAATTGGATTTTTTCAATTAGTTTTTAATTTAATTGCAAAAAAAATGCAATTAAATCTTTGAAAGGAAGTATATATGAACAACGTAACTATTATCGGTCAAATTGAGGGAGTTCCTCAAATGATATATAATTCAAAAGCGGGAGATAAAAAATTATATAAATTTGTTTTAAGAGTTCCAAGAAATTTTAAAACAAAAGAAGGCACAGTTAGTGAAGACTTCATTAATGTTAAAGTTTGAAACAATGTATTAGGAGATGAATATGATTATTTTGAACAATCTTATATTGGGATTGAAGGAAGGTTAGTTTCATTTGGCAATACAGATAACACAACTTATGGAAATGAACTTGTGGCAAATAAAATTATTCATCTAAATTAATGGATAAAGTATTATTATATTTTTCATTAAAATATCATGGTGATTGAGACAAAATTTATCAAGCATTAGACAAAAAAGAAAAAATCTTGCACGATCATCTTTCTTGAGTTGAACAAGAAATAAATTGCCAATACATTACAATTATTAGTCCCTTATATCCTAACTATTTAAAAAATACTTATAAACCTCCATTTGTTCTTTTCTATAAAGGAAATTTAGAATTATTGAGTAAATATCATCGAGCAATTGGAGTAGTTGGAGGAAGAGAATATGATGTTGATGGTCTAAAAACTTCAAAAAAAATTATTGATGAATTAAGTTATGAGAAAAGAATAATTGTAACTTATGAAAAATACGGTTTGAATAATGAAATCTTTAATTATTGCAAGGAAGAAAATAAACAGCACATTTATTTATTAAAAAGTGGTATAAAAAACTATCTTCTTCAAAATGCAGAAGCTAAAATTAAAGATGAACAATTAATTTTAAGTGAAGTCTATCAACTTGAAAATGATAATGTTGAATTGGAAAATCAATATGCATATCGTCTATTGTGTGGTTTAAGTAAAGGCGTTTTATTTAGCCAATTTAGTGATGATGATCATTATAATGAACTTATAAATACAGTTATTAATGAAGGAAAAGAATTGTTTGCTATTCCATTTACAAATACTGAATTCAATGGAACCAATAAATTAATTAAAATTGGTGCAAAATTGACAGAAAATGCAAAAGATGTGTTAAATGAAATTTAAAGTGCTATAATAAAAATGTGATAGAGATATCACACTTGTAAAGGTTAATACCTAATAATTTTTTAAACTAATCATTTTATTCCCGACACATGAATGATGAGTATAGGAGCACTTCGAGTGCTCTTTTTTATATTTATTTTTAATCATTGATTTTTAAAGTTATAATTATTTTGTAATTGATTTTGCTTATATAAGCCAACATATTGGGTTGGTGTCTCTACGATAGACCTATCTATCTCTATAAGTTTTATTATATGACTTTCAATTAAGCTCTATTAATTACATTAGTGATGCTAGAAATAGAGCTTAATTTTTTTATTTTCAAATTAAGATATTTTTTATGCTTTTTATTTCTAGTAAATAAGGGAGAAAAAAATGGAAGAGAAAAAGACAAAGTTTTCTGCTGAAAAAAGCAAAAATAGTGATCAAGTATCAAATTCAAGAATAGCCAGATTTTTTGGTTTTAGTAATCTTAAAACTACTTTTAAAAAAGAAATCATTGGAGGAATTAGTACCTTTTTATCAATGGTCTATATTCTTTCTGTTGAACCTTCAATTTTGGGAAACGCAAATAGTGTAACTGGTGAAGGGACTATGAATGCTGGGGGTGTCTTTGTAGCAACGGCTCTTGCTTCATTTATTGCCACATTTGTAATGGGATTAAGTGCAAATGTACCAATTGCATTAGCTCCAAGTATGGGAATGAATGCCATGTTTTCATATAATGTTGCCAATCAAGGAATTGGTTTTGAAGGAGCATTAATTGCTGTAATGATTTCTTCAATTATCTTTTGTATTATGTCAATTACTAAGTTAAGAGCAACATTAATTAAAAGTTTACCAAAATCTTTACATTTAGCAATTGGAGTTGGAATCGGATTCTTTATTGCATATGTAGGAATATCAAATATTGGTTGAGTTGAAACAAGTAATGGATTACCTGTAGCTGACTTTTCTGATTTTAAATTAAATTATCCGGGAATAATTTTAGGAACAATTGTATTATTTGGATCAATTATTTTATTTTATAAAAAATTCTTTGCCCCAGTTATTGTTATGATGCTGGGA encodes the following:
- a CDS encoding single-stranded DNA-binding protein, with protein sequence MNNVTIIGQIEGVPQMIYNSKAGDKKLYKFVLRVPRNFKTKEGTVSEDFINVKVWNNVLGDEYDYFEQSYIGIEGRLVSFGNTDNTTYGNELVANKIIHLN
- a CDS encoding DNA-processing protein DprA produces the protein MDKVLLYFSLKYHGDWDKIYQALDKKEKILHDHLSWVEQEINCQYITIISPLYPNYLKNTYKPPFVLFYKGNLELLSKYHRAIGVVGGREYDVDGLKTSKKIIDELSYEKRIIVTYEKYGLNNEIFNYCKEENKQHIYLLKSGIKNYLLQNAEAKIKDEQLILSEVYQLENDNVELENQYAYRLLCGLSKGVLFSQFSDDDHYNELINTVINEGKELFAIPFTNTEFNGTNKLIKIGAKLTENAKDVLNEI